A portion of the Cryptomeria japonica chromosome 5, Sugi_1.0, whole genome shotgun sequence genome contains these proteins:
- the LOC131065413 gene encoding phosphoenolpyruvate carboxylase kinase 1, translating into MNTLCKDYQLTEEIGRGRFGSICRCVNTQTGEVLACKIIHKADLQDSLDKDCLFNEIAILKYLCGHRGIVELRDFHENDECLWLFMELCSGGDLFDKIVEKKKFREKEAAVVMKSLMETIGYCHSKGVAHRDLKPENILFASNSFSNDIRIADFGQAASFNPGEKMSGIVGTPYYVAAEVLQGKDYDEKVDIWSAGVILYVMLSGIPPFNGDTPQQIFEAVLRERLRFPNEPWLTISHSAKDLIRRMLCRDVHRRLSADEVLGHRWIVDNCL; encoded by the exons ATGAACACTTTGTGCAAAGATTATCAATTAACAGAAGAAATTGGCAGAGGCAGGTTCGGCAGCATTTGCCGCTGTGTAAATACACAGACTGGAGAAGTTTTGGCGTGCAAAATCATACACAAAGCCGATCTGCAAGACTCTCTGGATAAGGATTGCCTCTTCAATGAGATCGCCATTCTGAAATACTTGTGCGGCCATCGTGGAATAGTTGAGCTCCGTGACTTTCATGAGAATGATGAGTGCCTCTGGCTGTTCATGGAGCTCTGCTCCGGCGGAGATCTTTTTGACAAAATCGTGGAGAAGAAAAAATTTAGGGAAAAAGAGGCGGCTGTGGTGATGAAAAGTTTAATGGAGACAATCGGTTACTGTCACAGCAAGGGCGTCGCTCATCGAGACCTCAAGCCGGAAAATATTCTGTTCGCTTCCAATTCTTTCTCCAATGACATTAGGATCGCCGATTTTGGCCAGGCTGCTTCTTTTAATCCAG GGGAAAAGATGAGTGGAATTGTAGGAACTCCGTATTATGTGGCGGCAGAAGTACTGCAAGGGAAGGACTACGATGAAAAGGTGGATATCTGGAGCGCAGGGGTTATTCTTTATGTAATGCTCAGCGGAATTCCTCCCTTTAATGGAGATACGCCGCAGCAAATATTTGAGGCAGTTTTGCGCGAGAGACTACGCTTTCCGAACGAGCCATGGCTCACAATTTCACATTCTGCAAAGGATTTAATTCGCCGCATGCTCTGCAGAGACGTCCACAGAAGATTGAGCGCAGATGAGGTCTTAG GGCATCGTTGGATAGTGGACAACTGTTTGTAA
- the LOC131065412 gene encoding phosphoenolpyruvate carboxylase kinase 1, translated as MKTFCKDYHLTEEIGRGRFGSIRRCVNTETGEVLACKIIHKADLRDSLDRECLLNEIATLKYVCGHRGIVELRDVHENDECLWLFMELCTGGDLFDKIVEKKRFEEKEAAVVMKRLMETIGYCHRKGVAHRDLKPDNILFSSNSFSNDIRIADFGQAASFSPGEKMSGIVGTPYYVAAEVLQGKDYNEKVDIWSAGVILYVMLSGIPPFNGDTPQEIFEAVLRERLRFPNESWLTISHSAKDLIRQMLRRDVLRRLSADQVLGHPWIVENCSEVFRR; from the exons ATGAAAACTTTTTGCAAAGATTATCATTTGACGGAAGAGATTGGCAGAGGCAGGTTCGGCAGCATTCGCCGTTGTGTAAATACAGAGACTGGAGAAGTTTTGGCTTGTAAGATCATACACAAAGCCGATCTGCGAGACTCTTTGGACAGGGAATGCCTGCTCAACGAGATCGCCACTCTGAAATATGTGTGCGGCCATCGTGGAATTGTTGAGCTCCGTGACGTTCATGAGAATGATGAGTGCCTCTGGCTGTTCATGGAGCTCTGCACCGGCGGAGATCTTTTCGACAAAATTGTCGAGAAGAAAAGATTTGAGGAAAAAGAGGCGGCCGTGGTGATGAAAAGGTTGATGGAGACAATCGGTTACTGCCACCGCAAGGGCGTCGCTCATCGAGACCTCAAGCCGGACAATATTCTGTTCtcttccaattccttctccaatgaCATTAGGATCGCCGATTTTGGCCAGGCTGCTTCATTCTCTCCAG GGGAGAAGATGAGTGGAATAGTAGGGACTCCGTATTATGTGGCGGCGGAAGTACTGCAAGGGAAGGATTACAATGAGAAGGTGGATATCTGGAGTGCAGGGGTTATTCTCTATGTAATGCTCAGCGGAATTCCTCCCTTTAATGGAGATACACCGCAGGAGATATTTGAGGCAGTTCTGCGTGAAAGATTGCGCTTTCCAAACGAGTCATGGCTCACAATTTCACATTCTGCAAAGGATTTAATTCGACAAATGCTCCGCAGAGACGTCCTCAGAAGATTGAGCGCAGATCAGGTCTTAG GGCATCCTTGGATAGTGGAAAATTGTTCGGAAGTGTTTAGGCGATAA